In a genomic window of Cynocephalus volans isolate mCynVol1 chromosome 1, mCynVol1.pri, whole genome shotgun sequence:
- the TIGAR gene encoding fructose-2,6-bisphosphatase TIGAR, which translates to MARFALTIVRHGETRFNKEKIIQGQGVDEPLSETGVKQAAATGVFLNNVKFTHAFSSDLIRTQQTMHGILEKSKFCKDMTVNYDSRLRERKYGVAEGKPLSELRAMAKAAGEEIPVFTPPGGETLDQVKMRGKDFFEFLCQRILKEVGLKEQFSQGAPSKCLETSLAEIFPLGKNCGSEFNSDSGTPGLVASVLVVSHGAYMKSLFGYFLTDLKCSLPATLSKSELMSVSPNTGISLFIINFEEGSEVLPKIQCICMNLQDHLHGVTETH; encoded by the exons ATGGCGCGCTTCGCCCTGACCATTGTCCGGCA TGGAGAAACAAGATTTAACAAGGAGAAAATAATTCAAG GACAAGGAGTAGATGAACCTCTTTCAGAAACTGGAGTTAAACAAGCAGCAGCTACTGGTGTATTTCTGAATAATGTAAAGTTTACTCATGCCTTCTCCAGTGATCTTATTAGGACACAGCAG ACCATGCATGGGATTTTGGAGAAAAGCAAATTTTGCAAAGATATGACAGTAAATTATGATTCAAGACTTCGAGAAAGG AAATATGGGGTTGCAGAAGGCAAGCCTCTAAGTGAGCTAAGGGCAATGGCCAAAGCAGCTGGGGAAGAAATTCCTGTCTTTACACCACCAGGAGGAGAGACATTAGACCAG gtGAAAATGCGtggaaaagatttttttgaatttctttgtcAACGAATCCTGAAAGAAGTAGGTCTAAAAGAACAGTTTTCTCAAGGAGCTCCAAGCAAATGTCTAGAGACTTCTTTGGCAGAAATATTTCCTTTAGGAAAAAACTGTGGCTCTGAATTTAATTCAGACAGCGGTACTCCAGGATTAGTAGCCAGTGTCTTAGTTGTGAGTCATGGTGCTTACATGAAAAGCCTGTTTGGTTATTTTCTGACTGACCTTAAGTGTTCCTTACCAGCAACTCTGAGCAAATCCGAACTTATGTCAGTTAGTCCCAACACAGGGATTAGTCTCTTTATCATAAACTTCGAGGAAGGAAGCGAAGTTTTACCAAAAATTCAGTGTATTTGTATGAACCTACAGGATCATCTACATGGAGTGACTGAAACTCACTAA